One region of Limnospira fusiformis SAG 85.79 genomic DNA includes:
- a CDS encoding Uma2 family endonuclease has product MMVQTPIPPHILYPDSDGKPMAENTLQYGWIVRLVSNLKQLLKSQVAFVAGDLLWYPVQVERPPAPRQAPDAMVVLGRPDGARGSYKQWEEDNIPPQVVFEILSPSNTMSEMAAKQQFYQQYGVLEMYFYNPQSHNFWGFQRATPEDSLVLITPLDFPWTSPLLNIRFELFDDGLAVYHPNGELFKEPGDLFDERDRAFAKLRELGIDPETL; this is encoded by the coding sequence ATGATGGTTCAAACTCCTATCCCCCCTCATATCCTCTACCCCGACTCTGATGGTAAACCGATGGCGGAAAATACCCTCCAGTATGGCTGGATTGTCCGGCTAGTCAGCAACCTTAAACAACTTCTCAAGTCACAGGTAGCTTTTGTGGCGGGGGATTTACTCTGGTATCCCGTCCAGGTAGAACGTCCCCCCGCTCCCAGACAAGCCCCTGATGCGATGGTGGTGTTAGGTCGTCCTGATGGCGCGCGCGGTAGTTATAAACAGTGGGAAGAAGACAACATTCCGCCGCAAGTGGTGTTTGAGATCCTCTCTCCCAGTAACACCATGAGCGAAATGGCTGCCAAACAACAATTTTATCAACAGTATGGCGTGCTGGAGATGTATTTTTATAATCCCCAATCCCATAATTTTTGGGGTTTTCAACGGGCTACCCCCGAAGATAGCTTGGTGTTAATTACCCCCCTAGATTTCCCCTGGACTTCTCCACTGTTGAACATTCGCTTTGAGCTGTTTGATGATGGTTTAGCTGTGTATCATCCTAATGGGGAATTGTTCAAAGAACCGGGGGATTTGTTTGATGAACGCGATCGCGCCTTTGCGAAACT
- a CDS encoding Uma2 family endonuclease, which produces MMVQTPIPPHILYPDSDGKPMAENTLQYGWIVRLVSNLKQLLKSQVAFVAGDLLWYPVQVERPPAPRQAPDAMVVLGRPDGARGSYKQWEEDNIPPQVVFEILSPSNTMSEMAAKQQFYQQYGVLEMYFYNPQSHNFWGFQRATPEDSLVLITPLDFPWTSPLLNIRFELFDDGLAVYHPNGELFKEPGDLFDERDRAQQERNEAQQQRDKAKQERDRAQQERNEAQQQRDKAKQERNEAKQERNEAKQERDKAQQERDRALAKLRELGIDPETL; this is translated from the coding sequence ATGATGGTTCAAACTCCTATCCCCCCTCATATCCTCTACCCCGACTCTGATGGTAAACCGATGGCGGAAAATACCCTCCAGTATGGCTGGATTGTGCGGCTAGTCAGCAACCTTAAACAACTTCTCAAGTCACAGGTAGCTTTTGTGGCGGGGGATTTACTCTGGTATCCCGTCCAGGTAGAACGTCCCCCCGCTCCCAGACAAGCCCCTGATGCGATGGTGGTGTTAGGTCGTCCTGATGGCGCGCGCGGTAGTTATAAACAGTGGGAAGAAGACAACATTCCGCCGCAAGTGGTGTTTGAAATCCTCTCTCCCAGTAACACCATGAGCGAAATGGCTGCCAAACAACAATTTTATCAACAGTATGGCGTGCTGGAGATGTATTTTTATAATCCCCAATCCCATAATTTTTGGGGTTTTCAACGGGCTACCCCCGAAGATAGCTTGGTGTTAATTACCCCCCTAGATTTCCCCTGGACTTCCCCACTGTTGAACATTCGCTTTGAACTGTTTGATGATGGTTTAGCTGTGTATCATCCTAATGGGGAATTGTTCAAAGAACCGGGGGATTTGTTTGATGAACGCGATCGCGCACAACAAGAACGCAATGAGGCACAACAACAACGGGATAAGGCAAAACAAGAACGCGATCGCGCACAACAAGAACGCAATGAGGCACAACAACAACGGGATAAGGCAAAACAAGAACGCAATGAGGCAAAACAAGAACGCAATGAGGCAAAACAAGAACGGGATAAGGCACAACAAGAACGCGATCGCGCCTTAGCGAAACTCCGGGAATTGGGTATCGATCCAGAAACCCTCTGA
- a CDS encoding Uma2 family endonuclease, with protein MMVQTPIPPHILYPDSDGKPMAENTLQYGWIVRLVSNLKQLLKSQVAFVAGDLLWYPVQVERPPVPRQAPDAMVVLGRPDGARGSYKQWEEDNIPPQVVFEILSPSNTMSEMAAKQQFYQQYGVLEMYFYNPQSHNFWGFQRATPEDSLVLITPLDFPWTSPLLNIRFELFDDGLAVYHPNGELFKEPGDLFDERDRAQQERNEAQQQRDKAKQERDRAQQERNEAKQERDRALAKLRELGIDPETL; from the coding sequence ATGATGGTTCAAACTCCTATCCCCCCTCATATCCTCTACCCCGACTCTGATGGTAAACCGATGGCGGAAAATACCCTCCAGTATGGCTGGATTGTGCGGCTAGTCAGCAACCTTAAACAACTTCTCAAGTCACAAGTGGCTTTTGTGGCGGGGGATTTACTCTGGTATCCCGTCCAGGTAGAACGTCCCCCCGTCCCCAGACAAGCCCCTGATGCGATGGTGGTGTTAGGTCGTCCTGATGGCGCGCGCGGTAGTTATAAACAGTGGGAAGAAGACAACATTCCGCCGCAAGTGGTGTTTGAGATCCTCTCTCCCAGTAACACCATGAGCGAAATGGCTGCCAAACAACAATTTTATCAACAGTATGGCGTGCTGGAGATGTATTTTTATAATCCCCAATCCCATAATTTTTGGGGTTTTCAACGGGCTACCCCCGAAGATAGCTTGGTGTTAATTACCCCCCTAGATTTCCCCTGGACTTCTCCACTGTTGAACATTCGCTTTGAGCTGTTTGATGATGGTTTAGCTGTGTATCATCCTAATGGGGAATTGTTCAAAGAACCGGGGGATTTGTTTGATGAACGCGATCGCGCACAACAAGAACGCAATGAGGCACAACAACAACGGGATAAGGCAAAACAAGAACGCGATCGCGCACAACAAGAACGCAATGAGGCAAAACAAGAACGCGATCGCGCCTTAGCGAAACTCCGGGAATTGGGTATCGATCCAGAAACCCTCTGA
- a CDS encoding Uma2 family endonuclease codes for MMVQTPIPPHILYPDSDGKPMAENTLQYGWIVRLVSNLKQLLKSQVAFVAGDLLWYPVQVERPPAPRQAPDAMVVLGRPDGARGSYKQWEEDNIPPQVVFEILSPSNTMSEMAAKQQFYQQYGVLEMYFYNPQSHNFWGFQRATPEDSLVLITPLDFPWTSPLLNIRFELFDDGLAVYHPNGELFKEPGDLFDERDRAQQERNEAQQQRDKAKQERDQQERNEAQQGGKTRTQ; via the coding sequence ATGATGGTTCAAACTCCTATCCCCCCTCATATCCTCTACCCCGACTCTGATGGTAAACCGATGGCGGAAAATACCCTCCAGTATGGCTGGATTGTGCGGCTAGTCAGCAACCTTAAACAACTTCTCAAGTCACAGGTAGCTTTTGTGGCGGGGGATTTACTCTGGTATCCCGTCCAGGTAGAACGTCCCCCCGCTCCCAGACAAGCCCCTGATGCGATGGTGGTGTTAGGTCGTCCTGATGGCGCGCGCGGTAGTTATAAACAGTGGGAAGAAGACAACATTCCGCCGCAAGTGGTGTTTGAGATCCTCTCTCCCAGTAACACCATGAGCGAAATGGCTGCCAAACAACAATTTTATCAACAGTATGGCGTGCTGGAGATGTATTTTTATAATCCCCAATCCCATAATTTTTGGGGTTTTCAACGGGCTACCCCCGAAGATAGCTTGGTGTTAATTACCCCCCTAGATTTCCCCTGGACTTCCCCACTGTTGAACATTCGCTTTGAACTGTTTGATGATGGTTTAGCTGTGTATCATCCTAATGGGGAATTGTTCAAAGAACCGGGGGATTTGTTTGATGAACGCGATCGCGCACAACAAGAACGCAATGAGGCACAACAACAACGGGATAAGGCAAAACAAGAACGCGATCAACAAGAACGCAATGAGGCACAACAGGGAGGCAAAACAAGAACGCAATGA
- a CDS encoding Uma2 family endonuclease encodes MMVQTPIPPHILYPDSDGKPMAENTLQYGWIVRLVSNLKQLLKSQVAFVAGDLLWYPVQVERPPVPRQAPDAMVVLGRPDGARGSYKQWEEDNIPPQVVFEILSPSNTMSEMAAKQQFYQQYGVLEMYFYNPQSHNFWGFQRATPEDSLVLITPLDFPWTSPLLNIRFELFDDGLAVYHPNGELFKEPGDLFDERDRAQQERDRAFAKLRELGIDPETL; translated from the coding sequence ATGATGGTTCAAACTCCTATCCCCCCTCATATCCTCTACCCCGACTCTGATGGTAAACCGATGGCGGAAAATACCCTCCAGTATGGCTGGATTGTGCGGCTAGTCAGCAACCTTAAACAACTTCTCAAGTCACAAGTGGCTTTTGTGGCGGGGGATTTACTCTGGTATCCCGTCCAGGTAGAACGTCCCCCCGTCCCCAGACAAGCCCCTGATGCGATGGTGGTGTTAGGTCGTCCTGATGGCGCGCGCGGTAGTTATAAACAGTGGGAAGAAGACAACATTCCGCCGCAAGTGGTGTTTGAGATCCTCTCTCCCAGTAACACCATGAGCGAAATGGCTGCCAAACAACAATTTTATCAACAGTATGGCGTGCTGGAGATGTATTTTTATAATCCCCAATCCCATAATTTTTGGGGTTTTCAACGGGCTACCCCCGAAGATAGCTTGGTGTTAATTACCCCCCTAGATTTCCCCTGGACTTCCCCACTGTTGAACATTCGCTTTGAACTGTTTGATGATGGTTTAGCTGTGTATCATCCTAATGGGGAATTGTTCAAAGAACCGGGGGATTTGTTTGATGAACGCGATCGCGCACAACAAGAACGCGATCGCGCCTTTGCGAAACTCCGGGAATTGGGTATCGATCCAGAAACCCTCTGA
- a CDS encoding response regulator transcription factor, giving the protein MCLNETSPATILAVDDSLVIQKMVRQTLGENYRILVASNTLEALGQLHHDSIDLMLLDIAMPGVDGLELCRIIRRTPHLEKLPIIMLTARDTVCDKIEGRLAGATEYLTKPFDPEQLQITVHKILTVAGQMQ; this is encoded by the coding sequence ATGTGTCTTAATGAAACCTCCCCAGCTACCATTCTCGCAGTGGATGATAGTCTAGTAATCCAAAAAATGGTGCGACAAACCCTAGGGGAAAATTATCGAATTTTAGTAGCCAGCAATACCCTAGAAGCCTTGGGACAATTACATCATGATTCGATTGATTTAATGTTGTTAGATATTGCTATGCCGGGTGTAGATGGCTTAGAATTATGTCGAATTATTAGGCGGACTCCCCATTTAGAAAAGTTACCGATTATCATGTTAACTGCTAGGGATACTGTCTGCGATAAAATTGAAGGGCGTTTAGCCGGCGCTACTGAATATTTAACTAAACCTTTTGACCCAGAACAACTACAAATAACTGTGCATAAAATTCTGACTGTAGCCGGACAAATGCAGTAG
- a CDS encoding lecithin retinol acyltransferase family protein, with the protein MARGDQIYVYREFLNMDGVYEHHGIDCGDGTVIHYRKPSETIERTSLRTFSKGKPVYIRSYPVRYIPETTIQRGESRLGERKYNLLFNNCEHFATWCVTGVSDSRQIRDFIPVINHINVDSLEDPIAKALRTAPNDNLPQLINNALTDIRTAWNDIQPQYQEALAEMKSWHQVAINAMKQNREDLAREALKRKQTYKQRARELEADLKKLATLTEDLVQQQTQL; encoded by the coding sequence ATGGCGCGAGGAGATCAGATTTATGTTTACCGGGAATTTCTGAATATGGATGGAGTCTACGAACATCACGGTATTGACTGTGGAGACGGGACAGTTATCCATTACCGCAAACCCAGCGAAACCATTGAACGAACATCCTTGAGAACTTTTAGCAAAGGTAAACCAGTTTATATTCGCAGTTATCCAGTCCGCTATATTCCCGAGACCACCATACAAAGGGGAGAAAGTAGGCTAGGGGAACGCAAATATAATCTACTATTTAATAACTGTGAACATTTTGCCACCTGGTGTGTAACCGGAGTGAGTGATAGCCGACAAATTCGTGATTTTATTCCAGTCATCAACCATATAAATGTTGACAGTTTAGAGGACCCGATCGCCAAAGCCTTACGAACAGCGCCCAACGATAATTTACCGCAGTTAATTAATAATGCCTTAACCGATATTAGAACCGCGTGGAATGATATTCAACCCCAATATCAAGAAGCCTTAGCCGAAATGAAATCCTGGCATCAAGTAGCAATTAACGCCATGAAGCAAAACCGGGAAGACCTAGCCAGGGAGGCACTAAAACGTAAACAAACCTATAAACAAAGGGCGCGGGAATTAGAAGCGGACTTAAAAAAACTAGCAACTCTGACTGAAGATTTAGTACAACAACAAACCCAACTGTAG